A portion of the uncultured Draconibacterium sp. genome contains these proteins:
- a CDS encoding TonB-dependent receptor: MKEKRMMRKILMLLLVAFFSVGAFAQEIALKGVVTSSEDNQPLPGVTITVEGTTNGTVTDFDGNYQLTVPSDAMLVYSYIGMKTQVIGVEGRTEINVQLDPDLFNVDEVVVVGYGVQKKILTTGANLNVKGEDIAELNTGSAMEALQGVAAGISITRNNGAPGAGTRVTIRGLGTIGNSNPLYIVDGVAVGDIDYLSPSDIESIDVLKDAASAAIYGSRAANGVVLVTTVKGSEDRPAKITYDAYYGIQNIYKNLDPLTAQEYMYIMDEGRVNDNKAPMDWQKEITGNNWLRSNYGDALADQLGNDVWGALQNGWEGTNWIDEITSSNVPMQSHALNITGGSKDITYSAGVSYFDQKSIIGSEITDAGYKRLTARLNTEMVLKKNKNHSILTVGENITYTNTENRSARTGNIYWNDLHNALVQHPLMPAYWQPAIDNNINEFGFTPTMDDVNQATNPIASMYYATNYNYGKGNRVVGNVYAILEPIENLKLRSSYGLDAWFGWGRSMNPTYRLGTLYTDATDGASQNQYLGSNWTWTTTLSYDRKFGDHDITGLVGYELLQNDVNMEVGGSRNNLLFPGDPRYAYINNTESPGSISDINTWGADWAAGGGGLMSYMARAQYNYQEKYLLSVTMRADGSSNFAKGNRWGYFPSVSAGWVLTSEDFMESTSSVLDFAKLRLSWGQNGNQSIDNFIYSSQITYAFPGYFFGDTKPVSGTTAYPSKVPNPDVTWETSEQLNIGLDARLLDSRLGIALDWYKKTTKDWLVVAPILGTSGAGAPFINGGDIENKGFEMVLNWSDNISDFKYSVVLSGAHNKNEVTRIANTDGIIHGPSHVISQGTAEVSRVEVGFPIGYFYGYETAGILQNQDEVDAYVGPDGTPYFNDQRPGDVRFVDKNMDGIIDENDKGYLGNPNPDFEMGLQLNLAFKGFYVNTTLAGKFGMQVMQSYRSFADSPTQNYTSSVFERWHGEGTSTKMPRLSSVSNRNQQYVSDIYMHDADYVRINNLTFGYDFSKLLSRFDAVSTLKAYVAVNNLHTFTSYDGMDPEVRFGHDAGWASGIDLGLYPLPRTVMFGLSVAF, from the coding sequence ATGAAAGAAAAACGAATGATGAGAAAAATTCTCATGTTGCTTTTGGTTGCATTCTTTTCCGTTGGGGCCTTTGCCCAGGAAATTGCACTAAAAGGTGTTGTAACCTCATCTGAAGATAATCAACCCCTACCGGGGGTTACTATTACAGTTGAAGGAACTACGAATGGAACAGTTACCGACTTTGATGGTAATTATCAATTAACAGTACCATCTGATGCCATGCTTGTGTATTCCTACATTGGAATGAAAACACAGGTTATTGGAGTTGAAGGAAGAACAGAAATTAATGTACAACTCGATCCTGATTTGTTTAACGTTGACGAAGTTGTAGTTGTTGGTTATGGTGTTCAGAAAAAAATCCTTACCACTGGTGCAAACTTAAATGTAAAAGGAGAGGATATTGCAGAGCTTAATACAGGTTCAGCAATGGAAGCTTTACAAGGTGTTGCTGCCGGTATTAGTATTACACGTAACAATGGTGCACCAGGCGCAGGAACCAGGGTTACCATCCGTGGTTTAGGAACCATCGGAAACTCTAATCCACTGTACATTGTTGACGGTGTTGCTGTTGGCGATATTGACTACCTGAGTCCTTCTGATATTGAGTCAATTGATGTATTAAAAGATGCTGCATCAGCAGCCATTTATGGTTCGAGAGCAGCAAACGGAGTTGTACTTGTAACTACTGTAAAAGGTAGCGAAGACCGCCCTGCCAAGATTACATACGATGCGTATTATGGTATTCAGAATATTTACAAAAACCTGGATCCGTTAACTGCCCAGGAGTACATGTATATTATGGACGAAGGCAGAGTTAACGATAATAAAGCGCCAATGGACTGGCAAAAAGAAATTACAGGAAACAACTGGCTGAGAAGCAACTATGGCGATGCACTGGCAGATCAGTTAGGCAACGACGTTTGGGGAGCGCTTCAAAACGGCTGGGAAGGTACCAACTGGATTGATGAAATTACCAGTAGTAATGTTCCAATGCAAAGTCATGCCTTAAACATCACCGGTGGAAGTAAAGACATTACTTACTCTGCAGGGGTTTCATATTTCGATCAGAAAAGTATTATCGGAAGTGAAATTACAGATGCAGGATACAAAAGACTGACAGCAAGGTTAAATACCGAAATGGTATTGAAGAAGAACAAAAACCACAGTATTCTTACTGTTGGTGAGAATATCACTTACACCAATACTGAAAACAGAAGTGCCAGAACCGGTAACATTTACTGGAATGACTTGCATAATGCATTGGTTCAGCATCCGTTAATGCCTGCTTACTGGCAGCCTGCTATCGATAACAACATCAACGAATTTGGCTTTACGCCAACTATGGACGACGTAAATCAGGCTACCAACCCAATTGCTTCAATGTACTACGCTACAAACTACAACTATGGAAAAGGAAACCGTGTTGTTGGAAACGTGTATGCAATACTTGAACCTATTGAAAACTTAAAATTGAGATCTTCTTATGGTCTTGATGCATGGTTTGGCTGGGGCAGATCGATGAACCCAACTTACCGTTTGGGAACACTTTATACCGATGCAACTGACGGAGCTTCTCAAAACCAATACCTGGGAAGTAACTGGACATGGACAACCACACTTTCATACGATCGTAAATTTGGCGACCACGACATTACAGGTTTGGTTGGTTATGAGCTACTTCAGAACGATGTAAATATGGAAGTTGGCGGATCAAGAAATAATTTATTATTCCCTGGCGATCCTCGCTACGCCTACATTAATAATACCGAAAGTCCGGGCTCTATTAGCGATATCAATACATGGGGAGCTGACTGGGCTGCCGGCGGTGGCGGTTTAATGTCGTACATGGCAAGGGCACAATACAATTACCAGGAGAAATACTTGTTATCGGTAACAATGCGTGCTGATGGTTCTTCAAACTTCGCCAAAGGTAACCGTTGGGGATATTTCCCTTCAGTATCAGCAGGATGGGTACTTACCAGTGAAGACTTTATGGAAAGCACTTCAAGCGTGCTCGATTTCGCAAAATTGCGTTTAAGCTGGGGACAGAACGGTAACCAGTCAATCGATAACTTTATTTACTCTTCACAAATTACTTATGCTTTCCCTGGCTATTTCTTCGGAGATACAAAACCAGTATCAGGAACAACAGCATATCCTTCAAAAGTTCCCAACCCTGACGTAACCTGGGAAACTTCGGAGCAGTTGAATATCGGACTTGATGCGAGATTATTGGATTCAAGACTTGGTATTGCTTTGGATTGGTATAAGAAAACCACAAAAGACTGGTTGGTTGTAGCACCTATTTTGGGTACTTCAGGCGCCGGAGCTCCTTTCATCAATGGTGGAGACATTGAAAACAAAGGTTTTGAAATGGTATTAAACTGGAGCGACAATATCAGTGATTTTAAATATAGTGTTGTTTTAAGTGGAGCGCATAACAAAAACGAAGTAACAAGAATTGCGAATACCGATGGTATTATTCACGGACCTTCTCATGTAATATCGCAAGGTACTGCAGAGGTTTCAAGAGTAGAAGTTGGATTCCCAATTGGTTATTTCTACGGATATGAAACAGCTGGAATTCTGCAAAACCAGGATGAAGTTGATGCTTACGTAGGACCGGACGGAACTCCATATTTTAATGATCAACGCCCTGGAGATGTTCGCTTTGTTGACAAAAACATGGACGGAATAATCGACGAAAATGATAAAGGATATTTGGGTAATCCAAATCCCGATTTCGAAATGGGATTACAGTTAAACCTTGCATTTAAAGGATTTTACGTAAACACTACCTTAGCCGGTAAATTCGGAATGCAGGTAATGCAGTCGTATCGTTCGTTTGCCGACAGTCCAACACAAAACTACACCTCAAGTGTATTTGAACGCTGGCACGGAGAAGGTACTTCTACAAAAATGCCTCGACTATCTTCTGTTTCAAACCGAAACCAGCAGTACGTTTCTGACATTTACATGCATGATGCCGACTATGTGAGAATCAACAACCTGACATTTGGATACGATTTTAGCAAATTACTTTCAAGATTCGATGCTGTTTCAACGCTTAAAGCATACGTAGCAGTAAATAACCTGCACACTTTTACAAGCTATGATGGAATGGACCCTGAAGTTCGTTTCGGACACGACGCTGGTTGGGCATCCGGAATTGACCTCGGATTATATCCATTACCACGAACAGTGATGTTTGGTTTAAGTGTTGCCTTTTAA
- a CDS encoding T9SS type A sorting domain-containing protein, whose product MKISLFILCIFLITLETFGQVGELLWEDNFNTGQLDSENWNIETGTGVNGDFGTGQVDRATDRQENISFSNNVPGAEDGCLVITTRKEFYIDRNYTSGRLNTAGKKSWGPGHRIAARIYPRDVKQMGQGFAFWMMPDEIPGGWNSLMWPQGGEIDIMEYVGSIPFHNLGSVHYAWFWQNNEWADWNHGHQGFYYSYETQQVPNPAEPGYGNYPPDENDTNAGSFGFHTYGIDWYSDRMEFFIDDNVYHIHYLNDGGAFSLDGEDQSAVAMHEGKRVGISEYSNHFNEWHPFEHKMYPILSAGVTGSQYSYGGAVNNEAEFPCSVFIDWLRVYQLDINVGINENTANDFKIYPNPAKDNVTVTARKTGEYEVKLLDISGNTVMQNTFSNTARINTTGFTNGLYMLLIDNGHQFVSEKIIIQ is encoded by the coding sequence ATGAAAATCAGTCTTTTCATACTGTGTATTTTTCTAATAACACTGGAAACTTTTGGGCAGGTTGGCGAATTATTGTGGGAAGACAATTTTAATACCGGACAACTCGACTCCGAGAACTGGAACATTGAAACCGGAACCGGGGTAAACGGAGATTTTGGAACCGGACAGGTAGATCGTGCAACCGACCGCCAAGAAAATATCAGTTTCAGTAACAATGTGCCGGGAGCAGAAGATGGCTGCCTGGTAATTACCACGCGAAAAGAATTTTATATCGACAGAAATTATACCAGTGGACGTTTAAACACTGCCGGTAAAAAATCGTGGGGACCGGGTCACCGTATTGCTGCGCGAATATATCCGCGCGATGTTAAGCAAATGGGGCAAGGTTTTGCATTTTGGATGATGCCCGATGAGATTCCCGGGGGATGGAACAGCCTGATGTGGCCACAAGGTGGCGAAATCGATATTATGGAATATGTTGGATCTATTCCCTTTCATAATCTCGGGAGCGTACACTACGCCTGGTTTTGGCAAAACAACGAATGGGCCGACTGGAACCACGGACACCAGGGTTTTTACTACAGCTACGAAACACAACAAGTACCAAATCCTGCAGAGCCGGGATACGGAAATTATCCACCCGATGAAAACGATACAAATGCCGGAAGCTTCGGGTTTCACACCTATGGAATTGATTGGTATTCCGACCGAATGGAGTTTTTTATAGACGACAATGTATACCACATACACTACTTAAACGATGGTGGAGCTTTCTCGCTTGATGGCGAAGATCAATCTGCAGTTGCAATGCACGAAGGAAAAAGAGTTGGTATTTCGGAGTACTCCAATCATTTTAACGAATGGCATCCGTTCGAACATAAAATGTACCCTATTTTAAGCGCCGGCGTTACCGGAAGCCAATATTCCTACGGTGGTGCAGTAAATAATGAAGCAGAATTTCCTTGTTCAGTTTTTATCGATTGGTTGCGGGTTTACCAGCTCGATATCAATGTTGGTATTAACGAAAATACAGCAAATGATTTTAAAATCTATCCCAATCCCGCAAAAGACAATGTTACTGTTACCGCCAGAAAAACTGGAGAATACGAAGTAAAATTGCTCGATATTTCAGGCAATACAGTTATGCAAAATACTTTTAGCAATACAGCCAGAATAAATACCACTGGTTTTACAAATGGCTTGTATATGTTATTGATTGATAACGGGCATCAATTTGTTTCAGAAAAAATAATAATTCAATAA
- a CDS encoding family 16 glycosylhydrolase — translation MLKSFDRQKQNWPLLLAILILMAPLNGCSEDGTDVAFTADFSYSFTDDNNVRFTNESEGDYLRMNWDFGNGRTESTTTKSQSYDVYYPVAGEYDVNLLVMGLEGEQKSTSKKINISSTDFAISFTAEPDGANPNRINLSNTSEGDFDSFQWEFRNKIVTNETNTVVYFPYAGTYKIELVITKNGDTFSSVKNITIADDDPGYFSSLELVWEDNFDGNAVNTDNWTFETGSGGWGNNELQNYTNGANATVEDGILTITAEKINDDQVAGSYTSTRMISSGKKEFTYGRMEIRAKLPSGRGIWPAIWMLGANIGNAGWPACGEIDIMEYVGYEPNTVHATVHTPAGYAGNGDGSKKTLETAEEEFHVYGLFWTEKEMVFYTDSPENVTHRYAPANKTEENWPFNKPQFFILNVAVGGNWGGAQGIDNSIFPQSMEVDYVRVYQEM, via the coding sequence ATGCTTAAATCATTCGACAGACAAAAACAGAACTGGCCATTATTACTGGCTATTCTTATCCTAATGGCTCCACTTAACGGATGCAGCGAAGATGGAACAGATGTAGCTTTCACTGCTGATTTTTCCTATTCATTTACTGACGATAACAACGTTCGGTTCACCAATGAATCGGAAGGAGACTACCTGAGGATGAACTGGGATTTTGGCAATGGCCGCACAGAATCGACAACTACAAAATCTCAGTCGTATGATGTTTACTATCCGGTAGCCGGAGAATACGATGTTAATTTATTGGTGATGGGCCTTGAAGGTGAGCAAAAATCAACTTCTAAAAAAATAAACATTTCAAGTACCGATTTTGCCATTAGCTTTACAGCCGAACCCGATGGTGCAAATCCAAACCGCATCAATCTTTCAAATACTTCCGAGGGCGATTTCGATTCCTTTCAATGGGAATTCCGCAATAAAATAGTTACTAACGAAACCAATACTGTTGTTTACTTCCCTTATGCCGGAACATATAAAATCGAACTCGTAATTACCAAAAACGGGGATACCTTTTCTTCCGTTAAAAACATTACCATTGCCGACGATGATCCCGGATACTTTTCGAGCTTAGAACTGGTTTGGGAAGATAATTTCGATGGGAATGCAGTAAATACCGACAACTGGACATTTGAAACCGGTTCGGGAGGCTGGGGAAACAACGAGCTGCAAAACTATACCAACGGCGCCAATGCAACAGTTGAAGATGGCATTCTGACAATAACAGCTGAAAAAATTAACGACGATCAGGTGGCCGGATCATACACGTCAACACGCATGATTAGCAGTGGGAAAAAAGAATTCACCTACGGACGCATGGAAATACGTGCCAAGTTACCTTCAGGCCGAGGAATCTGGCCGGCAATATGGATGCTTGGAGCCAACATTGGCAATGCAGGCTGGCCCGCTTGTGGCGAAATCGACATTATGGAATATGTGGGTTACGAACCCAACACCGTTCATGCAACAGTGCATACTCCGGCGGGTTATGCAGGAAATGGCGATGGCAGTAAAAAAACGCTTGAAACGGCAGAAGAAGAATTCCATGTTTACGGTTTATTCTGGACCGAAAAAGAAATGGTATTCTACACAGACTCGCCAGAAAACGTGACACACCGTTACGCGCCGGCAAATAAAACGGAAGAGAACTGGCCTTTCAATAAACCGCAGTTTTTTATTCTGAATGTTGCTGTTGGTGGCAACTGGGGAGGGGCCCAGGGAATTGACAATTCAATCTTCCCGCAATCGATGGAAGTAGATTACGTTCGCGTATATCAAGAGATGTAA
- a CDS encoding glycoside hydrolase family 3 N-terminal domain-containing protein, with the protein MKIRALILIIGTWLVTGCTATLTDHPDPVEQKINSLLSEMTLDEKIGQMQQVNDGAFGDDEATKQAIRDGKVGSFLNMMGADRVAELQRVALEESKHGIPLLFGRDVIHGYRTIFPTPLGMASSWEPELAERAMRISAVEASSMGINWTFAPMMDVTWDPRWGRIAESCGEDPLLTSMFAAAMVKGIQGDLSDPTAVAACAKHYVGYGMSEAGRDYNTTYIPETLLRNVHLRPFKAAADAGALTFMSAFNDLNGVPTSGNKFTLKEILRDEWNYKGMVVSDWGSIEEMINHGFAADKKQAAEIAAKAGVDMEMATTCYAENLKTLIEEGAITEDMIDTYVGNILRVKFKLGLFNKAYDNHVSTDTILAPSHLAVSREAARKSMVLLKNNNNTLPISKNIHSLAVIGPLADAARDQLGTWIFDGQGEDSTTPKQAFGEILGSRMNYVAGLEYSRDKSTNGFSKAVAAAKRSDAILFFAGEESILSGEANARGIIDLPGVQTELITELRKTGKPLILVVMAGRPLGIGAEMDMADAVLYAWHPGTMAGPAVADLIFGDYSPSGKLPVTFVKGAGQIPFYYYRKNTGRPATEDDVTYIDDIPRNSKQLSLGFKTMHIDYGITPLLPFGFGLSYTEFEYSNLRLSADEMSNDGSITVSADIKNIGHYEAEEIVQLYTHDKVGSLTRPIKELKGFEKISLKPGDVKTVSFELKAEDLQFFNGDDYVIEPGDFDIWIGPNSAEGLHDSFAIK; encoded by the coding sequence ATGAAAATTAGAGCTTTAATTTTAATTATTGGGACCTGGTTAGTAACAGGTTGCACAGCAACTTTGACCGACCATCCCGATCCTGTTGAACAGAAGATCAACAGTTTGCTAAGTGAGATGACCCTGGATGAAAAAATCGGTCAGATGCAACAGGTAAACGACGGTGCTTTCGGCGACGATGAAGCAACGAAACAAGCTATTAGAGACGGCAAAGTTGGATCGTTCTTGAATATGATGGGTGCCGACCGGGTTGCCGAATTACAGCGTGTGGCATTGGAAGAAAGCAAACACGGCATTCCGCTGCTTTTTGGCCGCGATGTAATTCACGGATATCGCACCATCTTTCCTACTCCGTTGGGAATGGCCTCTTCATGGGAGCCCGAACTGGCAGAAAGAGCAATGCGTATTTCGGCTGTAGAAGCCTCATCGATGGGAATAAACTGGACATTTGCGCCAATGATGGACGTAACATGGGACCCGCGCTGGGGACGAATTGCCGAGAGCTGTGGTGAAGATCCGTTGCTAACATCGATGTTTGCAGCCGCCATGGTAAAAGGAATTCAGGGCGATTTAAGCGATCCAACGGCAGTGGCAGCCTGCGCCAAGCACTATGTTGGTTATGGCATGTCGGAAGCCGGACGCGATTACAACACCACTTATATTCCCGAGACACTGTTGCGAAACGTTCACCTGCGTCCGTTTAAAGCTGCAGCCGATGCAGGAGCATTAACTTTTATGTCGGCATTTAACGACTTAAATGGCGTGCCCACTTCAGGAAACAAGTTCACACTAAAAGAAATTTTACGCGACGAGTGGAACTACAAAGGAATGGTGGTTAGCGACTGGGGATCGATTGAAGAAATGATTAACCACGGTTTTGCTGCCGATAAAAAACAAGCTGCCGAAATTGCAGCAAAAGCAGGTGTTGACATGGAAATGGCAACAACTTGTTACGCCGAAAATTTAAAGACATTGATTGAAGAGGGAGCGATCACAGAAGACATGATCGATACCTATGTTGGTAATATTTTGCGTGTAAAGTTTAAACTGGGCTTGTTCAACAAAGCTTATGACAATCACGTTTCAACCGACACGATTTTAGCCCCAAGCCATTTGGCTGTATCACGCGAAGCAGCACGAAAAAGTATGGTTTTGCTGAAAAATAACAATAACACATTGCCCATCTCAAAAAATATTCATTCGCTGGCAGTAATTGGCCCGTTGGCCGATGCCGCACGCGACCAGTTGGGAACATGGATTTTCGACGGACAAGGCGAAGACTCTACAACACCAAAACAAGCTTTTGGAGAGATTCTTGGATCAAGAATGAATTATGTTGCCGGATTGGAATACAGCCGCGACAAATCGACAAACGGATTTTCAAAGGCAGTTGCAGCAGCTAAACGTTCTGATGCAATTTTATTCTTTGCCGGAGAAGAATCAATACTGTCGGGAGAAGCAAATGCACGTGGAATTATTGATCTTCCGGGTGTTCAAACAGAGCTGATTACTGAATTGAGAAAAACAGGCAAGCCGCTAATTTTGGTGGTAATGGCCGGAAGACCGCTTGGAATTGGGGCAGAGATGGACATGGCTGACGCTGTACTTTATGCCTGGCATCCGGGAACAATGGCCGGACCGGCAGTGGCCGACCTCATTTTTGGTGATTACTCGCCTTCAGGAAAATTACCTGTAACTTTTGTAAAAGGTGCCGGACAAATCCCATTTTATTATTACAGAAAAAACACCGGCCGCCCGGCAACCGAAGATGATGTTACTTACATCGACGATATTCCGCGCAATTCGAAACAACTGTCGTTAGGATTTAAAACAATGCACATAGATTATGGAATTACTCCGCTTCTTCCATTTGGATTTGGCTTAAGTTATACCGAATTTGAATACAGTAACCTGAGGTTGTCTGCTGACGAAATGTCAAACGATGGATCAATAACTGTTTCGGCCGATATTAAAAATATTGGACACTACGAAGCTGAAGAAATTGTGCAGCTTTATACGCACGACAAAGTGGGAAGCCTCACCCGCCCCATTAAAGAATTGAAAGGTTTTGAAAAGATAAGCTTAAAACCGGGTGATGTTAAAACAGTAAGTTTCGAACTGAAAGCAGAAGATCTGCAGTTTTTTAACGGCGACGATTATGTGATTGAGCCGGGAGATTTTGATATTTGGATTGGTCCGAATTCGGCTGAAGGATTACACGATTCTTTTGCAATAAAATAG
- a CDS encoding RagB/SusD family nutrient uptake outer membrane protein — translation MMKKLIYITFIAGLVLATSCSQDYLDTDNLYGKSLETFYSTPQDIKEAMAGVYNAIYTPNVHSNESVAASLMSDLMLGGGGADDKSAKWVDNFEDPAEDTYRDMWVQSYNGISRASAIIEKTAEADFSAYFSSPEEAQNYKDQAIGEALFMRAFYYFRLAKFFGGVPLIVTFDAPRDVPRATYSETFAQIASDLKLAIETMPSVAFSNIPESDYGHANKWIAEAYLARVYLFYTGYMTNIEGQATNTLPLVDGGSLSASDVQSHLEDCMNNSGYGLVDDFRNLWPYSYVNIAAGDTTVLPWAHENGLSWVGQDGHTPTFGRGNNETMFVQRFSFGDWGWSNGNIYTNRLALFTGLRDNSLVPFGQGWGWCTVNPNLFTGWDDNDPRKHGSILQVGQADQGTGDYVGDKGDHETGFFNKKYTAIQYWDNDAQANVGMFVQLYDWGNTDMQLMHAQDFIFMRYADVLLMHSEISGTADGMNAVRARAGLDPVAYSLDALKEERMHELAFEALRWFDLVRWGDVNTAFNETISVRNSGSDANYSVNYRPETKGLVPIPETEMRLANGVYEQNPGW, via the coding sequence ATGATGAAAAAACTAATATATATAACATTCATTGCAGGCCTTGTTCTTGCAACGAGTTGTAGTCAGGATTATCTGGACACAGATAATCTATACGGAAAAAGTTTAGAAACCTTCTACAGTACTCCTCAGGATATTAAGGAGGCAATGGCAGGGGTTTACAATGCAATTTATACACCCAACGTGCACAGTAACGAATCGGTTGCTGCAAGCTTAATGTCTGATTTAATGCTTGGCGGTGGTGGTGCTGATGATAAATCTGCAAAATGGGTTGATAATTTTGAAGACCCTGCAGAAGATACTTACCGAGATATGTGGGTACAATCTTACAATGGTATATCAAGGGCAAGCGCAATTATCGAAAAAACAGCAGAAGCTGACTTTTCTGCCTATTTCAGCAGTCCTGAGGAAGCTCAGAACTATAAAGATCAGGCAATTGGAGAAGCACTGTTTATGCGTGCTTTCTACTATTTCAGACTAGCGAAATTTTTCGGCGGTGTACCTTTAATCGTTACATTCGATGCACCACGTGATGTTCCTAGAGCCACTTATTCTGAGACTTTTGCGCAAATCGCATCCGATTTGAAACTGGCTATCGAAACAATGCCATCAGTTGCATTCTCTAATATCCCGGAATCGGATTACGGTCATGCAAACAAATGGATAGCAGAAGCATACCTGGCCAGGGTTTATTTATTCTACACCGGTTATATGACCAATATTGAAGGTCAGGCAACCAACACCCTACCTCTTGTTGATGGCGGATCTTTATCGGCATCAGATGTGCAGAGCCATTTGGAAGACTGTATGAATAACAGTGGATACGGACTGGTTGATGATTTCAGAAACCTGTGGCCTTACTCATACGTAAACATTGCAGCCGGCGATACAACTGTATTACCATGGGCGCATGAAAACGGACTTTCGTGGGTTGGTCAGGATGGCCACACTCCTACCTTTGGTCGCGGAAATAACGAAACTATGTTTGTACAACGTTTCTCTTTTGGAGACTGGGGATGGTCAAACGGAAATATTTACACCAACAGACTTGCATTGTTTACAGGCCTTAGAGATAACTCTTTAGTACCTTTTGGTCAAGGCTGGGGATGGTGCACTGTTAATCCAAATTTGTTTACCGGATGGGATGACAACGACCCAAGAAAACATGGTTCGATCCTTCAGGTTGGTCAGGCCGACCAGGGAACCGGTGATTACGTTGGAGACAAAGGTGATCACGAAACAGGCTTTTTCAACAAAAAATACACTGCCATTCAATACTGGGATAATGACGCTCAGGCTAATGTGGGTATGTTCGTTCAGTTATACGACTGGGGAAATACTGATATGCAGTTGATGCACGCACAGGATTTCATTTTTATGCGCTATGCCGACGTTTTATTGATGCACTCTGAGATTTCAGGAACAGCAGATGGAATGAATGCTGTTAGAGCAAGAGCCGGATTAGATCCTGTGGCTTATTCTTTAGATGCATTGAAAGAAGAAAGAATGCACGAGTTGGCTTTTGAAGCATTACGTTGGTTCGACCTGGTTCGCTGGGGAGACGTTAACACTGCTTTTAACGAAACAATAAGCGTGAGAAATTCAGGAAGCGATGCAAATTACTCGGTTAACTACAGACCAGAAACCAAAGGATTGGTTCCAATTCCTGAAACGGAAATGAGGTTAGCAAATGGCGTTTATGAACAAAACCCTGGATGGTAA